The SAR202 cluster bacterium genome has a window encoding:
- a CDS encoding argininosuccinate synthase, with amino-acid sequence MAEEKIVLAFSGGLDTSVCIKWLQEKHKAQVVTMTVDLGMVDMEPIRQKALKIGAAEAFTVDGKETFIKDYVFPALKAGAIYEEQYPLATALGRPLIAKLLVETARKVGAKAIAHGCTGKGNDQVRFDVSAGALAPELKVIAPVREWGWTREEEIEYAKKHNIPIPIKKSRFSTDENLWGRSIEAGELEDPWQEPPEDAYEWTSAISKTPAQATYLEVGFQRGVPVSLDGEEMEPVALVRHLNEVAGKYGVGRIDHIENRLVGIKSREVYESPAAVVLHGAHKSLEAMTLSKEQARLKQKLALEYADLVYNGLWYTAHRRDLDAYFDSTQRHVSGIIRVRLHKGTAAVVGRKAERPLYRHDLATYGKGDTYDQRAAEGFISIYGLPVRTQTRAQGE; translated from the coding sequence ATGGCGGAAGAGAAGATAGTGCTGGCGTTCAGCGGCGGGTTGGATACGTCGGTGTGCATAAAGTGGCTGCAGGAGAAGCACAAGGCCCAGGTGGTGACTATGACGGTGGACCTGGGGATGGTGGACATGGAGCCTATCCGCCAGAAGGCGCTGAAGATAGGGGCGGCGGAGGCCTTCACAGTGGACGGGAAGGAGACATTTATTAAGGACTATGTCTTCCCGGCGCTGAAGGCGGGGGCGATATATGAAGAGCAGTACCCGCTGGCGACGGCTCTGGGTCGCCCGCTCATCGCGAAGCTGCTGGTGGAGACGGCGAGGAAGGTGGGGGCCAAGGCCATCGCGCACGGCTGCACAGGGAAGGGGAACGACCAGGTGCGGTTCGACGTGAGCGCGGGGGCGCTGGCGCCGGAGCTTAAGGTCATCGCGCCGGTGCGGGAGTGGGGGTGGACGCGGGAGGAGGAGATTGAATACGCCAAGAAGCACAATATACCGATACCGATTAAGAAGAGCAGGTTTTCGACGGACGAGAACCTGTGGGGCCGGAGCATCGAGGCGGGGGAGCTGGAGGACCCGTGGCAGGAGCCGCCGGAGGACGCTTACGAGTGGACGTCGGCGATATCTAAAACACCGGCGCAGGCGACGTACCTGGAGGTGGGGTTCCAGCGGGGCGTGCCGGTGTCGCTGGACGGCGAGGAGATGGAGCCTGTGGCGCTGGTACGACACCTGAACGAAGTGGCGGGGAAGTATGGGGTGGGTCGAATCGACCATATCGAGAACCGGCTGGTGGGGATAAAGTCTCGTGAGGTGTACGAGTCGCCGGCGGCGGTGGTGCTGCACGGGGCGCACAAGTCGCTGGAGGCGATGACGCTGAGCAAGGAGCAGGCCAGGCTGAAGCAGAAGCTGGCGCTGGAGTACGCGGACCTGGTGTACAACGGGCTGTGGTACACGGCGCATAGGCGGGACCTGGACGCGTATTTCGATAGCACGCAGCGGCACGTGTCTGGGATAATTCGGGTGCGGCTGCACAAGGGGACGGCGGCGGTGGTGGGGCGGAAGGCGGAGAGGCCGCTGTATCGCCACGACCTGGCGACCTACGGGAAGGGCGACACCTACGACCAGCGGGCGGCGGAGGGGTTCATAAGCATATACGGGCTGCCGGTGCGGACGCAGACGCGGGCGCAGGGGGAGTGA